A region of Rahnella aceris DNA encodes the following proteins:
- a CDS encoding (S)-acetoin forming diacetyl reductase, producing MSKNGKVALVTGGGQGIGRAIALRLAKDGFAVAVVDFNGETAKKVAEEINHAGGKAIAQLADVSDREQVFAAVEAATRQLGGFDVIVNNAGIAPTTLIEDITPEIVDKVYNINVKGVIWGIQAAVKAFKSQGHGGKIINASSQAGHVGNPELAIYSSSKFAVRGLTQTAARDLASLGITVNAYCPGIVKTPMWEEIDRQVSAAAGKPAGYGTQEFAKNITLKRLSEPEDVAACVSYLAGPDSDYMTGQALLIDGGMVFN from the coding sequence ATGTCTAAAAATGGAAAAGTGGCTTTAGTGACAGGTGGTGGTCAGGGGATCGGCCGCGCGATTGCACTGCGTCTGGCGAAGGATGGTTTTGCTGTGGCCGTGGTGGATTTTAATGGGGAAACAGCGAAAAAAGTTGCCGAAGAAATTAATCATGCCGGTGGTAAAGCCATTGCTCAGTTGGCGGACGTTTCAGACCGGGAGCAAGTTTTTGCTGCCGTAGAAGCGGCCACCAGGCAACTCGGTGGTTTTGACGTCATCGTTAATAATGCCGGGATTGCGCCGACGACACTGATTGAAGACATCACCCCGGAAATCGTCGATAAAGTTTATAATATCAACGTGAAAGGTGTCATTTGGGGCATTCAGGCGGCGGTCAAAGCGTTCAAGTCACAAGGGCATGGCGGCAAAATTATTAATGCGTCATCACAGGCCGGGCATGTGGGTAACCCTGAACTGGCGATCTACAGTTCGAGTAAATTTGCGGTGCGCGGGCTGACACAAACTGCAGCGCGTGACCTGGCCTCGCTGGGTATTACTGTCAATGCCTACTGTCCTGGGATTGTGAAAACACCGATGTGGGAAGAAATAGACCGTCAGGTGTCAGCGGCAGCCGGAAAACCGGCGGGCTATGGTACACAAGAATTCGCCAAGAATATTACGCTGAAACGCCTTTCTGAGCCGGAAGATGTCGCGGCTTGCGTTTCTTATCTGGCCGGGCCGGATTCTGATTACATGACGGGTCAGGCTTTGCTGATCGACGGCGGTATGGTGTTCAACTGA
- a CDS encoding helix-turn-helix domain-containing protein — MQSEQKPDFHDDLIKELLYWIEVNLSDRLTMEKASKKTGYSPWYLQRLFKSKTGYALGKYIRDRRLTMAAIALRLTNMPILDISLYYSYDSQQTFTRSFKKNFAETPGTYRRNASWTMNGITAPLTVDEFPQPEYEIVELPVMAFEGDTISHSYPIEALFNSKNHVHRAELLRYLETPESLRAPVWGLSDCRPDTNDEVANALQMDYTVAHQVHTSDSHNILVPASRYLKINYPYDLSRLNDFILYLYSVFLPTLGLEFIMQPDLEKYSRESALKGVTCEYYIPLATQ, encoded by the coding sequence TTGCAGAGCGAACAAAAACCTGATTTTCATGACGATTTGATCAAAGAGTTACTCTACTGGATCGAAGTCAACTTAAGTGATCGTCTGACCATGGAAAAAGCCTCAAAAAAAACCGGCTATTCACCATGGTATCTTCAGCGTTTGTTTAAAAGTAAAACGGGTTACGCACTAGGTAAATACATTCGTGACCGCCGTCTCACGATGGCCGCTATCGCGTTGCGTCTGACCAATATGCCTATCCTCGATATTTCGTTGTACTACTCGTACGATTCGCAGCAAACGTTCACCCGATCGTTCAAGAAGAATTTCGCCGAAACTCCCGGTACGTATCGCCGCAATGCATCATGGACCATGAACGGGATCACCGCGCCGCTTACCGTCGATGAGTTTCCGCAGCCGGAATATGAAATCGTAGAGTTACCGGTGATGGCGTTTGAAGGGGATACGATCTCGCATTCTTACCCCATTGAAGCCTTATTCAACAGTAAGAATCACGTTCACCGCGCGGAGTTGCTGCGTTATCTGGAAACACCGGAATCTCTGCGGGCACCGGTCTGGGGATTGTCGGACTGCCGGCCTGATACGAATGATGAAGTGGCGAATGCGTTGCAGATGGATTATACAGTGGCGCATCAGGTACACACCAGCGACAGCCACAACATCCTGGTTCCGGCCAGCCGTTATCTGAAGATCAACTATCCGTACGATCTTAGCCGGTTGAACGATTTTATTCTTTATCTGTATTCTGTGTTTTTGCCTACGCTGGGTCTTGAATTTATTATGCAACCGGACCTGGAGAAGTACTCGCGTGAATCTGCGCTCAAAGGCGTGACCTGCGAATACTATATTCCGCTGGCCACACAGTGA
- a CDS encoding tannase/feruloyl esterase family alpha/beta hydrolase: MAGHPGNQHCKIEGQIRPVDLNAPDINFQLYLPLDWNGKALQLGGSGFDGAIKDADTARLAPAATPGAIKQGYATFGSDSGHQGGVSDASFTLNGEAWDNFAGAQIKKTHDVAVALIQQAYGRKPAHMYFQGNSQGGHEALAAIQRFPLDYDGAIAIHPVYNVVELHMAGISIGKAIYNTPGAWISPAKAALIANAVTGACDKLDGLADGVVANPDACSSTFKLAHLRCPDGKDIGANCLSDTQIALVQMLNKPVPLGVNLLTGDHFAPWPILRGADASALVSVFGSGANKPKPEASNIIISFPYMMGDQAVRYEVMRDANYDSLQFNPAAHETRLKELAAQIDNDSADIHTFVQHGGKLLLMHGTADMAVPPGNTVAYYEKLKAEFGEQELHQFARFYLAPGFTHSSGTYRVSWDSLGTLDKWVVHGIDPGQQVMIDTNKATAGREMPLCDYPLFPRYNGQGDTKMASSFTCSAR; encoded by the coding sequence ATGGCGGGCCATCCGGGTAATCAACATTGCAAGATTGAAGGGCAGATCAGGCCCGTCGATCTCAACGCGCCCGATATTAATTTTCAGCTTTACCTGCCGCTTGACTGGAATGGTAAAGCCCTGCAACTGGGTGGCAGTGGTTTTGACGGTGCGATTAAAGACGCTGATACAGCACGTCTGGCGCCGGCAGCAACACCCGGCGCAATAAAGCAAGGTTATGCCACGTTTGGCAGTGATTCAGGCCATCAGGGCGGAGTATCCGATGCTTCCTTTACCCTTAACGGGGAAGCCTGGGATAACTTTGCCGGTGCGCAAATCAAGAAAACACACGATGTGGCCGTTGCCTTGATCCAACAGGCTTATGGTCGAAAACCTGCTCACATGTATTTTCAGGGTAATTCGCAAGGCGGCCACGAAGCGCTTGCGGCGATCCAGCGCTTCCCGCTTGACTATGACGGCGCGATTGCCATTCATCCGGTGTATAACGTCGTTGAACTGCACATGGCCGGGATCAGTATCGGGAAGGCAATCTACAACACGCCGGGCGCGTGGATTTCGCCGGCCAAAGCCGCACTGATTGCCAATGCCGTTACCGGTGCCTGTGACAAACTGGATGGTCTGGCTGATGGTGTAGTCGCCAATCCGGATGCCTGCAGTTCGACATTTAAACTGGCTCATCTGCGCTGCCCGGATGGGAAAGATATAGGCGCCAACTGCCTTTCAGATACGCAAATCGCGCTGGTCCAGATGCTTAATAAACCGGTGCCTCTGGGTGTCAACCTGCTAACTGGCGATCACTTTGCCCCATGGCCAATTTTACGTGGTGCAGACGCTTCTGCGTTAGTCAGTGTTTTTGGTTCCGGTGCAAACAAGCCAAAACCAGAAGCCAGTAATATCATTATTTCATTCCCTTACATGATGGGCGATCAAGCTGTCCGCTACGAAGTGATGCGAGATGCAAATTACGACTCTCTTCAGTTTAATCCCGCAGCCCATGAGACGAGGCTGAAAGAACTGGCGGCACAAATCGATAATGATAGTGCCGATATTCACACTTTTGTGCAGCATGGAGGCAAACTTTTACTGATGCATGGCACGGCGGATATGGCTGTTCCGCCGGGAAACACCGTAGCGTATTACGAGAAGCTGAAAGCTGAATTTGGTGAGCAAGAACTTCATCAGTTTGCCCGTTTCTACCTGGCACCGGGTTTCACGCACAGCAGCGGGACATATCGGGTGAGTTGGGATTCATTAGGAACCCTGGATAAATGGGTTGTTCATGGGATAGATCCGGGTCAGCAAGTGATGATTGATACAAACAAAGCAACTGCCGGGCGCGAAATGCCGTTGTGTGATTATCCGTTATTCCCACGATACAACGGACAGGGTGACACGAAAATGGCCTCCAGTTTTACCTGTTCCGCCAGATAA
- a CDS encoding YhfL family protein codes for MKNLFKLALLAAVVTTLSGCTGSVFNKEKNCDYTYLLHPAISISKMIGGCGPAEK; via the coding sequence ATGAAAAACTTATTTAAGTTAGCTCTTCTCGCTGCGGTAGTTACGACACTTTCAGGCTGTACCGGTAGCGTTTTTAATAAAGAGAAAAATTGTGACTATACTTATTTGCTGCACCCTGCGATTTCAATTTCTAAAATGATCGGGGGTTGTGGTCCGGCAGAGAAATAA
- the ovoA gene encoding 5-histidylcysteine sulfoxide synthase, with the protein MLSTQNKAIGLPEPTQTILLSTGTAEEKRQEIRDYFIQTWELYESLFDCLADERAYFNKAISLRHPLIFYFGHTATFYINKLMAAGLIPQRVDSHIEAMLAIGVDEMSWDDLDDQNYNWPSVVNLRQYRDKVREEVLGIIDTMALSLPIGWDSPAWVILMGIEHERIHLETSSVLIRQLPVEWVKPQSHWPVCGIARHDRNSVPDNTMLAVKGDIVTLGKQDDTYGWDNEYGTSQQKIQAFSASKMLVSNAEFYTFIQADGYHDAQWWDEEGLGWRDFARAEMPTFWVGSPREPERLKLRLMTEEVPMPWDWPAEVNQLEAAAFCRWKAAQTGESVQLPTEAEWMILRNQVQGDQPDWETAPGNINLAWWASSCPVDHFEQGDFYDVVGNVWQWASTPISGFDGFRVHPLYDDFSTPTFDGKHSMIKGGSWISTGNEALKSSRYAFRRHFFQHAGFRYVISSHQEVVKVNPYETDGLVAQYLDFQYGPRHFDVTNYAVQLVDIAVENTVNRGRALDIGCATGRASFELARHFDSVVGMDYSARFIDVALALARGEACRYVIPEEGELVDYCQASLADVNISAEQTVRVNFVQGDACNLKPQAELYDLVLAANLLDRLREPARFLTDITPMIRSGGLLMLSSPYTWLEEFTPKEHWLGGFRENGEAVTTHQALKRLLASGFEEVRQPADVPFVIRETARKFQHTVAELTLWRKR; encoded by the coding sequence ATGCTTTCAACACAAAACAAGGCTATCGGGTTGCCAGAACCGACGCAGACCATTTTGCTAAGCACCGGAACAGCGGAAGAAAAACGTCAGGAAATTCGCGATTATTTCATTCAAACCTGGGAGCTGTACGAGAGCCTGTTTGATTGTCTCGCGGATGAAAGAGCCTATTTCAATAAGGCAATTTCGCTTCGCCACCCGCTGATTTTTTATTTCGGTCATACCGCCACTTTTTATATTAATAAGCTGATGGCTGCAGGGCTGATTCCTCAACGTGTTGATTCACACATCGAAGCGATGCTGGCGATCGGTGTGGATGAAATGAGCTGGGATGATCTCGACGATCAGAACTATAACTGGCCATCTGTTGTTAACTTGCGTCAATACCGCGACAAAGTACGTGAAGAAGTGCTCGGTATTATTGACACCATGGCGCTGAGTTTACCCATCGGATGGGACAGCCCTGCCTGGGTGATTCTGATGGGCATTGAACATGAGCGCATTCATCTGGAAACATCCAGTGTATTGATCCGTCAGTTGCCGGTGGAATGGGTTAAGCCACAATCTCACTGGCCTGTGTGTGGAATCGCCCGTCATGACCGCAACAGCGTACCTGATAACACTATGCTGGCGGTGAAAGGTGACATTGTCACGTTGGGTAAGCAGGATGATACCTACGGCTGGGATAACGAATACGGCACATCTCAACAGAAAATTCAGGCATTTAGTGCCAGTAAGATGCTGGTCAGTAACGCTGAATTTTATACTTTTATACAGGCGGACGGCTATCACGATGCCCAGTGGTGGGATGAGGAAGGGCTTGGCTGGCGGGATTTTGCGCGGGCTGAAATGCCCACTTTCTGGGTGGGTTCGCCCCGCGAACCTGAACGGCTGAAACTTCGCCTGATGACTGAAGAAGTACCGATGCCATGGGACTGGCCTGCTGAAGTTAATCAACTGGAAGCGGCAGCATTCTGTCGCTGGAAAGCGGCGCAGACCGGTGAATCAGTACAGTTGCCGACTGAAGCTGAATGGATGATTCTGCGTAATCAGGTGCAGGGTGATCAGCCAGACTGGGAAACAGCACCGGGAAATATCAACCTCGCATGGTGGGCATCATCCTGTCCGGTTGATCATTTCGAACAAGGTGATTTTTATGATGTTGTGGGGAATGTCTGGCAATGGGCGTCTACGCCGATCAGTGGATTTGACGGCTTTCGTGTTCATCCTTTATATGATGATTTTTCGACGCCAACATTCGATGGTAAACATTCCATGATCAAAGGCGGAAGCTGGATTTCAACGGGCAATGAAGCGCTAAAATCTTCGCGTTATGCTTTTCGTCGCCACTTTTTCCAGCATGCCGGTTTCCGCTATGTGATTTCCAGCCATCAGGAAGTGGTGAAAGTGAATCCTTATGAAACTGACGGGCTGGTGGCGCAGTATCTTGATTTCCAGTACGGTCCGCGTCATTTCGACGTAACGAATTATGCAGTTCAACTGGTTGATATTGCAGTTGAAAATACAGTTAATCGTGGCAGGGCGCTGGATATCGGGTGTGCTACGGGACGTGCCAGTTTTGAACTTGCACGTCATTTCGACTCTGTGGTTGGAATGGATTATTCCGCGCGATTTATTGATGTCGCTCTGGCTCTGGCACGCGGTGAAGCCTGTCGGTATGTAATCCCGGAGGAGGGCGAACTGGTGGATTATTGCCAGGCTTCGCTCGCTGATGTCAATATCTCAGCAGAGCAGACAGTGCGGGTGAATTTTGTGCAGGGTGATGCCTGTAACCTGAAGCCGCAGGCGGAATTATACGATCTGGTCCTGGCGGCTAATTTGCTGGATCGACTGCGTGAACCTGCACGTTTTCTGACAGATATTACGCCAATGATTCGTTCTGGCGGCTTACTCATGCTTTCTTCACCTTACACCTGGCTCGAAGAGTTTACACCGAAAGAGCACTGGCTGGGCGGGTTCCGGGAAAATGGTGAAGCTGTTACGACGCATCAGGCGTTGAAACGTTTGCTGGCGAGTGGATTTGAAGAGGTTAGGCAACCGGCAGATGTTCCGTTTGTGATCCGTGAAACGGCGAGGAAATTCCAGCATACCGTAGCGGAACTTACACTGTGGCGTAAGCGGTAA
- a CDS encoding tyrosine-type recombinase/integrase codes for MSKIGSVTIVEGDFAAGNVGQHVLAYLQNVKMTPLAKLDDFDEEGNATVGQVINIWIRLSLILTRRRPEIAVSSLMKHVLPVIGEVPLNKITRLRLNRLFNVLLADGKVSEAKRVFALCKQFFGWAETQGYLAHSPLSTMKRRDVGGRNTPPRERTLTDAEIWVFWHGLDLWDISEQCRWALRLCLLTARRPDEVVRARKDEFHLQIGIWRQGTRNKSARDHSLPLTPLMITCINALLSASPKHSPWLVPSPLDAQRPLSRGAVTQVIRRLLRAERGPGIDAFTTRDLRRTARSKLSSLNVPNDVARKIMNHSLEGIDRVYDTHDYLPQMKQALEAFSDNIQGIIDAPDYYDLRHHFEGESLHVRESSLLFMER; via the coding sequence ATGAGTAAGATCGGATCCGTAACAATAGTCGAAGGAGATTTTGCTGCCGGAAATGTTGGTCAGCATGTTTTGGCTTATCTGCAGAATGTGAAAATGACACCGCTTGCCAAACTGGATGATTTTGATGAGGAGGGCAATGCGACGGTCGGGCAGGTGATCAATATCTGGATCCGGCTTTCACTGATCCTGACACGACGTCGGCCAGAAATTGCTGTTTCATCCCTGATGAAACATGTGTTGCCAGTGATCGGCGAAGTGCCTCTGAATAAAATCACCCGTTTACGACTGAACCGTTTGTTTAATGTACTGCTGGCGGACGGGAAAGTTTCAGAAGCAAAACGGGTATTCGCGCTTTGTAAGCAATTTTTTGGCTGGGCAGAAACCCAGGGATATCTGGCACATTCGCCACTAAGTACCATGAAGCGCCGCGACGTCGGCGGTCGGAATACCCCGCCACGCGAACGAACGTTAACCGATGCTGAAATCTGGGTTTTCTGGCATGGCCTTGATTTATGGGATATTTCTGAACAATGTCGCTGGGCATTGCGGTTGTGCCTGCTGACTGCACGACGACCAGATGAAGTGGTGCGCGCCAGAAAAGATGAGTTTCATTTGCAGATCGGCATCTGGCGACAGGGTACGCGAAATAAATCGGCCCGTGATCACAGCCTGCCGCTGACGCCATTAATGATCACCTGCATCAATGCTCTTCTATCAGCCAGTCCGAAACACAGTCCCTGGCTGGTGCCTTCACCGCTCGATGCACAAAGGCCGTTATCACGCGGTGCGGTGACACAGGTTATACGCCGCCTGCTACGCGCGGAACGGGGGCCGGGGATTGATGCTTTTACCACCCGCGATTTACGCCGTACGGCGCGTTCCAAGTTATCCTCCCTGAATGTGCCGAATGATGTTGCGCGCAAAATTATGAATCATTCGCTTGAAGGGATCGACCGTGTTTATGACACTCACGATTATCTGCCGCAGATGAAACAGGCGCTGGAAGCATTTTCTGACAATATTCAGGGCATCATTGATGCACCAGATTACTACGATTTACGTCATCATTTTGAGGGCGAATCTCTGCATGTTCGTGAAAGTTCGCTGTTGTTTATGGAGAGATAG
- a CDS encoding methyl-accepting chemotaxis protein produces the protein MSLKKSSLLVLVILFALFFTSMLSNVWLLIRSNHSLDDVNKEIRVVLSIIDPINHSRTSRVRVMEYMKEIENGDGQQSKSALDRVTEVIGKADAAFQTYLDVPKLPGESELADEYRNTYQDYRQNGIQPLIDAAKSGDQVAFKARIPAVVKLDRQYEIVLDKVLALHEQYAKNLNNVAQSHFKFGIGLTVGFGLLFLIIIISVLVLMKRFVLLPLLSSRDHCRQIAEGYLDTPVPVKAKSRSEIEELMQSIEHMRQSLTRIIRQVRDTSHTVAHASQEISAGNIDLASRTEQQAAALTQTAASMEELGATVKQNTENVSRASSLTREAVQNARAGEKVAQDVIGTMGRINSSSKKIEDITGVINSIAFQTNILALNAAVEAARAGEQGRGFAVVASEVRSLAQRSAMAAKEIESLISESVANIREGSDEVSRTGDSISAIISSVTQINILMEHISIASDEQSRGISQIEQAVTEIDGVTQQNAALVQESAAAAASLEEQVLHLTRSVSAFRLATV, from the coding sequence ATGTCGCTTAAAAAGTCGTCTTTACTTGTTCTTGTTATTCTTTTCGCACTCTTTTTCACCAGTATGCTTTCGAATGTTTGGCTGCTCATCCGGAGTAATCATTCACTGGATGATGTGAACAAGGAAATCCGTGTGGTGCTTTCTATTATCGACCCCATTAACCACAGCCGAACCTCGCGTGTTCGCGTGATGGAATATATGAAAGAAATTGAAAATGGAGACGGTCAGCAGTCAAAATCTGCTCTGGACAGAGTCACTGAGGTCATCGGTAAAGCCGATGCGGCGTTTCAGACGTATCTTGATGTGCCGAAATTGCCTGGTGAAAGTGAACTGGCCGATGAATACCGCAATACGTACCAGGACTATCGCCAGAACGGTATCCAGCCCTTGATTGACGCTGCAAAGTCCGGTGATCAGGTAGCGTTCAAAGCCCGGATCCCTGCGGTGGTGAAACTCGATCGTCAGTATGAAATCGTGTTGGATAAAGTGTTGGCCCTCCATGAACAGTACGCAAAAAATCTTAATAATGTTGCACAAAGTCATTTCAAATTTGGTATCGGTTTGACGGTCGGTTTTGGTTTGTTATTTCTGATCATCATTATCAGTGTTCTGGTGTTAATGAAGCGCTTTGTTCTGCTACCGCTGCTGAGTTCTCGCGATCACTGCCGTCAGATTGCTGAAGGTTATCTCGATACGCCAGTACCGGTGAAAGCCAAATCCCGCAGTGAGATTGAAGAGTTGATGCAGTCGATAGAACATATGCGCCAGTCGCTGACCAGAATTATAAGGCAGGTACGCGACACCAGCCATACCGTGGCGCATGCATCGCAGGAAATCTCCGCAGGTAATATTGATCTGGCTTCCCGCACTGAACAACAGGCCGCTGCGCTGACACAAACCGCCGCCAGCATGGAAGAACTTGGTGCGACGGTAAAACAAAATACCGAAAATGTCTCCCGGGCAAGCAGTCTGACACGTGAAGCTGTCCAAAACGCGCGCGCAGGCGAGAAAGTCGCTCAGGACGTGATTGGTACGATGGGGCGTATTAACAGCAGTTCGAAAAAAATCGAAGATATTACAGGTGTGATCAATAGTATCGCTTTCCAGACAAACATTCTGGCGCTCAATGCCGCTGTTGAAGCGGCACGCGCGGGTGAGCAGGGGCGTGGATTTGCAGTGGTGGCCAGTGAAGTGCGCAGTCTGGCGCAGCGCAGCGCCATGGCAGCAAAAGAAATCGAAAGTCTGATTTCTGAATCGGTGGCGAATATTCGCGAAGGTTCGGATGAGGTCTCGCGCACCGGCGATTCCATTTCAGCGATCATTTCCTCTGTCACTCAGATTAATATATTAATGGAACATATCTCGATAGCCTCTGATGAACAAAGCCGCGGGATTAGCCAGATTGAACAGGCGGTGACAGAAATTGATGGCGTGACGCAACAAAACGCAGCGCTGGTTCAGGAATCAGCTGCCGCAGCGGCCTCGCTGGAAGAACAGGTTCTTCATCTGACCCGCTCAGTATCAGCTTTCAGATTGGCAACAGTGTAA
- the tssB gene encoding type VI secretion system contractile sheath small subunit, translating to MSNSFQNEIPKTRVNIKLDLHTGGAQKKVELPLKLMVMGDYSNGKENRPLSEREKVNINKNNFNSVLAEFSPSLNLTVENTLTGDRSEENISLNFNEMKDFEPEQVARQIPQLRAMLAMRNLLRDLKSNLLDNVTFRKELEAILKDPALSNELRTELNALAPKA from the coding sequence ATGTCTAATAGCTTCCAGAATGAAATTCCGAAAACGCGCGTTAACATAAAACTTGATCTACACACTGGCGGCGCACAGAAGAAAGTCGAATTACCGTTAAAATTGATGGTAATGGGTGATTACAGTAATGGAAAAGAGAACCGTCCGTTATCTGAACGCGAAAAAGTTAACATTAATAAGAATAACTTTAACAGCGTACTGGCTGAATTCAGCCCTTCACTGAACCTGACTGTGGAAAATACGCTAACAGGTGATCGCAGCGAAGAAAATATCTCTCTCAATTTCAATGAAATGAAAGATTTTGAGCCAGAACAGGTTGCCCGTCAGATCCCCCAACTGCGCGCGATGCTGGCAATGCGTAACTTATTACGTGACCTCAAATCCAATCTGCTCGACAACGTCACCTTCCGTAAAGAGCTCGAAGCCATTCTAAAAGATCCTGCGCTGAGCAATGAACTGCGCACTGAACTTAATGCCCTGGCGCCAAAGGCGTAA
- the tssC gene encoding type VI secretion system contractile sheath large subunit has product MLMSVNTENSSSSQTTVLDRPEAGTVYASLFDKINLTPVSSLGDLNDFQDTSALADVTADQRVTAAVQVFLERLKLSGQTVERLDKTLLDHHIAELDSQISRQLDVVMHHPEFQRIESGWRGLKFLVDRTDFRQNVKIEVLDVSKDDLRQDFEDCPEIIQSGLYRHTYIQEYDTPGGEPIGSVISNYEFDASAQDVALLRNISKVSAAAHMPFVGAVGPKFFLKDSMEEVAAIKDIGNYFDRAEYIKWKSFRDSDDSRYIGLTMPRVLGRLPYGPDTVPVRSFNYVEEVKGPDHEKYLWTNAAFAFAANMVKSFIKNGWCVQIRGPQAGGAVTDLPIHLYDLGTGNQVKIPSEVMIPETREFEFANLGFIPLSYYKNRDYSCFFSANSAQKPALYDTADATANSRINARLPYIFLLSRIAHYLKLIQRENIGTTKDRRLLELELNTWIRTLVTEMTDPGDDLQASHPLRDAKVTVEDIEDNPGFFRVKLYAVPHFQVEGMDVNLSLVSQMPKAKA; this is encoded by the coding sequence ATGCTCATGTCAGTCAACACTGAAAACTCTTCTTCCAGCCAGACAACGGTTCTGGATCGCCCTGAAGCCGGTACGGTATACGCTTCCCTGTTTGATAAAATCAACCTGACGCCTGTGTCCTCACTGGGTGATCTGAACGATTTTCAGGATACGTCTGCGCTGGCAGATGTTACCGCTGATCAGCGTGTCACTGCCGCTGTACAGGTCTTCCTTGAGCGCCTGAAGTTGTCAGGCCAAACCGTTGAACGGCTGGACAAAACCCTGCTCGATCATCATATCGCCGAACTCGACAGCCAGATCAGCCGTCAGTTAGATGTGGTCATGCATCACCCGGAATTTCAGCGTATTGAATCCGGCTGGCGTGGCCTGAAGTTCCTGGTTGATCGTACTGATTTCCGCCAGAACGTAAAAATCGAAGTGCTGGATGTATCTAAAGACGACCTGCGTCAGGACTTCGAAGATTGTCCTGAGATCATCCAGAGCGGCCTGTACCGTCATACCTACATTCAGGAATATGACACACCGGGCGGCGAGCCAATCGGTTCTGTGATTTCCAACTACGAGTTTGACGCGTCGGCGCAAGATGTCGCCCTGCTGCGTAACATTTCTAAAGTATCTGCCGCTGCGCATATGCCATTCGTCGGTGCGGTCGGCCCTAAATTCTTCCTGAAAGATTCCATGGAAGAAGTGGCGGCGATTAAAGATATCGGCAACTACTTTGACCGTGCGGAATACATCAAGTGGAAATCCTTCCGCGATTCTGACGATTCCCGCTATATCGGTCTGACCATGCCGCGCGTACTCGGTCGCCTGCCGTATGGTCCGGATACCGTTCCTGTTCGCAGCTTCAACTACGTTGAAGAAGTGAAAGGTCCGGATCACGAGAAATATCTTTGGACAAACGCGGCGTTCGCCTTTGCGGCCAACATGGTGAAAAGCTTCATCAAAAATGGCTGGTGTGTGCAAATCCGCGGCCCGCAGGCGGGCGGTGCAGTGACTGATCTGCCGATCCATCTGTACGATCTCGGCACCGGCAATCAGGTGAAAATCCCGTCAGAAGTGATGATCCCTGAAACCCGCGAATTTGAATTTGCCAATCTGGGCTTTATCCCGCTGTCTTACTACAAAAACCGCGATTATTCCTGCTTCTTCTCCGCCAACTCCGCACAGAAACCGGCGCTGTATGACACTGCTGATGCCACAGCAAACAGCCGCATCAATGCGCGTCTGCCGTACATCTTCCTGCTGTCACGCATCGCGCATTATCTGAAGCTAATTCAGCGTGAAAATATCGGTACCACCAAAGATCGCCGTCTGCTGGAACTGGAACTGAACACCTGGATCCGTACGCTGGTCACTGAAATGACTGACCCGGGCGACGACCTGCAAGCCTCTCACCCGCTGCGTGACGCCAAAGTGACCGTCGAAGATATCGAAGACAACCCTGGCTTCTTCCGTGTGAAACTCTACGCCGTGCCGCACTTCCAGGTGGAAGGTATGGACGTGAATCTTTCACTGGTTTCTCAGATGCCTAAAGCTAAGGCATAA